One segment of Caldanaerobius polysaccharolyticus DSM 13641 DNA contains the following:
- the mntA gene encoding type VII toxin-antitoxin system MntA family adenylyltransferase antitoxin, with product MDYLETLKDFFKDKDYVLMGFLFGSAAKGKQTKESDIDIAVYLKNYDESLVYLLWNQLEDLLKRDVDLIILNNANATIAWEAIRGQKIVIKDEQLYINYMLDVSMEAEDFRNVVYDIYRVRQERRTNLK from the coding sequence ATGGACTATTTAGAGACCTTAAAAGATTTTTTTAAGGATAAAGATTATGTTTTAATGGGGTTTTTATTTGGATCTGCAGCCAAAGGAAAGCAGACGAAGGAGTCTGATATTGACATTGCTGTGTATTTAAAGAATTATGATGAATCTCTGGTTTATTTATTATGGAATCAGCTGGAGGATTTACTCAAGCGCGATGTAGATCTCATCATATTAAACAATGCCAATGCGACTATTGCATGGGAAGCTATTAGAGGTCAAAAAATAGTAATAAAAGATGAGCAATTATATATAAATTATATGCTTGATGTTTCAATGGAAGCAGAAGATTTCAGAAATGTTGTATACGATATTTATAGAGTGCGCCAAGAAAGAAGGACAAACTTAAAATAA
- a CDS encoding SDR family oxidoreductase has translation MGKFDNKVVIVTGGGQGIGRAISRAFAREGACVVIADIDDEAGLENKEYIISNGGKCIFVHTDVAIEEDVKNMVDEAVKAFGRVDILINNAGIGTGGTIYTRDMKDWDRVIAVNLRGTYMCSKYAALKMRDLGGGVIINIASTRAFMSEPHTEPYSASKGGIIALTHSLAISLGPDHIRVNSISPGWIEVSEWKKSSQATKPVLTEADHKQHPVGRVGRPEDIASACLFLASEEAGFITGANLTIDGGMTVKMIYV, from the coding sequence ATGGGAAAGTTTGATAATAAGGTAGTCATAGTGACAGGAGGAGGTCAGGGCATTGGCAGGGCTATTTCTCGGGCTTTTGCTCGGGAAGGAGCTTGTGTTGTCATTGCTGACATAGATGATGAAGCCGGGTTGGAGAATAAAGAATACATAATAAGCAATGGTGGAAAATGCATTTTTGTCCATACGGATGTGGCTATCGAAGAAGATGTGAAAAACATGGTGGACGAAGCTGTAAAGGCCTTTGGCAGAGTGGATATATTGATAAACAATGCTGGTATAGGAACAGGCGGTACCATTTATACAAGAGATATGAAGGATTGGGATAGGGTTATAGCCGTAAATTTAAGGGGAACATATATGTGTTCCAAGTACGCTGCCTTGAAGATGAGGGATCTGGGCGGAGGGGTTATAATTAATATAGCGTCTACCAGGGCTTTTATGTCAGAACCACATACAGAGCCTTATTCTGCGTCAAAAGGGGGTATAATAGCCCTTACTCATTCATTGGCTATAAGCCTGGGGCCGGATCATATCAGGGTAAATTCTATAAGCCCGGGGTGGATAGAGGTTTCTGAATGGAAGAAAAGCTCGCAGGCCACAAAACCTGTTCTCACAGAGGCAGATCATAAGCAACATCCGGTGGGCCGCGTAGGCAGACCGGAGGACATAGCTAGTGCGTGCTTATTCCTGGCATCAGAAGAAGCAGGGTTTATAACAGGAGCCAATCTTACCATAGATGGTGGTATGACTGTTAAGATGATTTATGTGTAA
- a CDS encoding FkbM family methyltransferase, translating to MYGTYIGNNRVLVSTQWGGMLLVSSDDLSLSPTLITRGVYDVGLTNYLIKTIKPGNTVVDIGANLGYFTVLMGYLVGPNGRVLSYEANPNIFALLQDNISMNYLNKQVNVINKAIYSDYSQLKFYVTSRFMGNSSIHKHNENYQNNYKVDEYIEIEVDAEPLDAHIDEIEYIDFVKVDIEGGEYHALKGMEKLISAGKIDTISFELNKNMLQDDYNCLYKYLKSYSAFKYYIVNDKGDIIPMEVDDIFNHESISNVIIKVQH from the coding sequence ATGTACGGTACATATATAGGGAACAATAGAGTATTAGTTTCAACACAATGGGGTGGAATGCTTTTAGTTTCTTCAGATGATTTAAGCTTATCACCAACTTTAATTACGAGAGGAGTGTATGATGTAGGCTTAACAAATTATTTAATTAAAACAATAAAACCTGGGAATACCGTTGTTGATATAGGTGCTAATTTAGGTTATTTTACTGTTCTGATGGGATATCTCGTAGGGCCTAATGGCAGAGTATTATCTTATGAAGCAAATCCTAACATTTTTGCCTTACTTCAAGATAATATCTCAATGAATTATCTTAATAAGCAGGTAAATGTTATAAATAAGGCAATATATTCTGATTACTCACAACTGAAGTTTTATGTTACAAGTAGGTTTATGGGTAATTCGTCGATTCATAAACATAACGAAAATTATCAAAATAATTATAAAGTTGATGAATATATCGAGATAGAGGTTGATGCAGAACCATTGGATGCGCATATTGATGAAATTGAGTATATCGACTTTGTCAAAGTAGATATAGAAGGTGGTGAATATCATGCACTGAAAGGTATGGAAAAATTAATATCAGCAGGTAAAATTGATACAATAAGTTTTGAACTAAATAAAAATATGTTACAGGATGATTACAATTGCCTATATAAATATTTAAAAAGTTATTCTGCTTTTAAATATTATATTGTGAATGATAAAGGAGATATAATACCGATGGAAGTTGATGATATATTTAATCATGAATCAATATCAAATGTTATTATAAAAGTTCAGCATTAA
- a CDS encoding glycosyltransferase: protein MNILFVTFWKYPHVGGISSYMSTLKNGLESTGNKVHILSYNNVKEELGKQLTLISLIENYRILFANLIEEFVSKNKIDIIVANDVISLLAAKQAQLNIPCLLTVHGYLADEYIASNSIVKNSLEERYLRAIEEIAYIISDNIVVVGERIKEYISKIIRRKIFVLDNFVDTKRYRPYDIKQNNETYTILFAGRLTKQKGVIYLVEALELLLSEKIDAKLIVAGDGEERNLLKKYILENKLENNIELLGIIDNKQMFQIYNRCNVVVIPSIKIGNAEESFGFVAIEAMACGKPVIASNIGGLRKIIEDGYNGFLVPERNPEAIAEKIKMLMSNPELSKEVGINARKTVEEKFSVEIVVKKYLNIYKETINKYYELRQWPLIINNSVKKIISKINTLNDEAKKYIKINTLICDGRYDDALKEINNIDNRVMNKYKDVFNYFYSYIYLKLGNVKCALDYISKIKSMDNDKYRLLYGDILLLNNDYSGATEQYLRISDEKLRNIRVSVCNFISQGYIRIKNHNDLITKCLEIFKENNYKLDITYLPIVNGITGGMRIIYEQINRLHDRGHNVNAVSYYSNPDWFNLKINVKKVDINDDISKHINNNNVIIYTFWNQWYEVNRFDNTMFLIQGDEFLFDDSKLQDIMRAAVANSYIYAESKFLAVSRFLSETIQRKYGRYCEIIKNAIDIEKFYNEDLETKHEKIKIIIVGNAMLKFKGFDDIFKAFDIVRSKGYDFDVIWITQTQPEVCPDYIELYINPLQDKIPELYREADIYVCGSYYEACPLPPLEAMASGCAVVTTDNGGVSEYAIDGYNCLMVKIGDYIGMAESIIKLIEDKQLRTQLISNSLKTAKEFTWDKAIDILENLLIREYLDIKMFKFQQIKNNTLSLCLITKDEEKNIARCINSVKDIVDEIVVVDTGSKDRTVEIAESFGAKVIHAKWEDDFSKAKNIAIENATSDWILFLDADEEIAKEDVPKIKELMQDDSVEAYLLKFINYAGYTVGNASTEVHYNFRLFRNNGRLKYIYPVHENLRDIVENRVPVYKKSDVTILHYGYLNETRVEKNKTERYIRLILNYLMQHPDDQFQHSNLAVEYYNAGQYDKALKHLLIASRNIDLNTFGATRIIRYLIATYTALKDYDTALKIAEDAKAYYSDMADYPYLEGMIYFEQKRYEKAIEVFKECLEIGEYKGILVALGGTGSYRARYMRAMCFERLNRLNDAVENYIEALKLNRTFQDAFIKLFDILIKNERPEDVRSFFNKYVDTSSPVNKVILARLYMNIGRFDIAKEYLDEINLDIEGLNNIRGIVYMGLKNYDKAIQAFDAEYGKAKREANMWKVLCYILSGQRDNALKVLENMDDSQDKKLYLAVLGKEKTNFHDIKDSYFTLLDNLIKLGEFDIYNEVLSLYVSSFSCQDYERYGQLMESYGLKDLAFEAYMNAANLDSKNPTVYRYLSEKAVEQGMYDEALSLAFNALNLDERDVDSYTLLYKIYVTIDRFDEAEQINNAIKDIYPDVDLKERVSGHCK, encoded by the coding sequence ATGAATATTTTATTTGTGACATTCTGGAAATATCCTCATGTAGGAGGAATATCATCATATATGTCTACTTTAAAGAATGGCTTGGAATCAACGGGAAATAAAGTCCACATATTGTCATATAACAACGTTAAAGAAGAATTAGGTAAACAGTTAACCTTAATAAGCCTTATAGAAAACTATAGAATATTGTTTGCTAATTTAATAGAGGAATTTGTGTCAAAAAATAAAATAGATATAATTGTTGCTAATGATGTTATATCGTTATTGGCAGCAAAACAAGCTCAACTAAATATACCGTGTTTGCTTACTGTTCATGGATACCTTGCTGATGAGTATATTGCTTCAAATTCTATTGTTAAAAATAGTTTGGAGGAAAGGTATTTAAGAGCTATTGAAGAAATCGCTTATATCATTAGTGATAATATCGTTGTTGTTGGAGAACGAATAAAAGAATATATTAGTAAAATTATAAGAAGGAAAATATTTGTATTAGATAATTTTGTTGATACAAAGAGATATAGGCCTTATGATATAAAGCAAAACAATGAAACCTATACTATACTATTTGCAGGAAGGCTTACGAAACAAAAAGGAGTAATATATTTAGTTGAAGCTTTAGAGTTACTACTTAGTGAAAAAATAGATGCTAAACTTATTGTTGCAGGTGATGGTGAGGAAAGAAATTTATTAAAAAAATATATTTTGGAAAATAAACTAGAAAATAATATTGAATTGTTAGGCATTATTGACAATAAACAAATGTTTCAAATATATAATCGATGTAATGTAGTAGTTATACCTTCAATTAAAATTGGTAATGCGGAGGAATCATTTGGGTTTGTTGCAATAGAGGCAATGGCATGTGGTAAGCCGGTAATAGCATCAAACATAGGTGGGTTAAGAAAGATAATTGAAGATGGATATAATGGTTTTTTAGTTCCTGAAAGAAATCCTGAAGCAATAGCTGAAAAGATAAAAATGCTTATGTCGAATCCAGAGCTTTCAAAAGAGGTTGGGATAAATGCGAGAAAGACGGTAGAAGAAAAATTTTCGGTAGAGATTGTTGTAAAAAAGTACCTTAATATCTATAAAGAGACAATAAATAAATATTATGAACTTCGGCAGTGGCCATTGATTATCAATAACTCTGTTAAGAAAATTATAAGTAAGATAAATACACTTAATGATGAGGCAAAAAAATATATAAAAATAAATACGTTGATTTGTGATGGTAGATATGATGATGCGCTTAAAGAGATAAATAATATAGATAATAGAGTCATGAATAAATATAAGGATGTATTTAATTATTTTTATTCGTATATTTATCTGAAATTGGGTAATGTAAAATGTGCGCTTGATTATATAAGCAAGATAAAGTCAATGGATAATGATAAGTACAGATTATTATATGGAGATATACTGTTGTTAAATAATGATTATTCAGGAGCAACTGAGCAGTACTTAAGAATAAGTGACGAAAAGCTAAGAAATATAAGGGTGTCTGTATGTAATTTTATTTCACAAGGATATATAAGAATAAAAAATCATAATGACTTAATAACAAAGTGTTTAGAGATATTTAAAGAAAATAACTATAAATTAGATATTACATATTTGCCTATTGTAAATGGTATAACTGGTGGGATGCGAATCATATATGAGCAGATAAATAGGTTACACGATAGAGGACATAATGTTAATGCGGTAAGTTACTATAGTAATCCAGATTGGTTTAATTTAAAAATTAACGTAAAAAAAGTTGATATTAATGACGATATATCGAAACATATAAATAATAATAATGTAATAATTTATACATTTTGGAATCAATGGTATGAGGTTAATAGATTTGATAATACAATGTTTTTAATACAGGGAGACGAGTTCTTATTTGATGATAGTAAGTTACAAGATATAATGAGGGCTGCTGTGGCTAATAGCTATATATATGCTGAAAGTAAGTTTTTAGCAGTTTCAAGATTTTTAAGTGAAACAATACAAAGAAAATATGGTAGATATTGTGAAATTATTAAAAATGCAATAGATATAGAAAAGTTCTATAATGAAGATTTGGAAACTAAACATGAAAAGATCAAGATAATAATTGTGGGTAATGCTATGCTAAAATTTAAGGGTTTCGATGATATTTTTAAGGCTTTTGATATTGTAAGGAGTAAAGGTTATGATTTTGATGTAATATGGATTACACAAACGCAACCTGAAGTATGTCCAGACTACATAGAGTTATATATAAATCCGCTACAAGATAAAATACCTGAGCTTTATAGAGAAGCTGACATATATGTGTGTGGTTCATATTACGAGGCATGTCCATTGCCACCACTAGAAGCCATGGCTTCAGGGTGTGCTGTAGTTACTACGGACAATGGAGGCGTTAGTGAATATGCAATAGATGGGTACAATTGCTTGATGGTAAAAATAGGAGATTATATAGGGATGGCAGAAAGTATTATAAAATTAATTGAAGATAAACAACTAAGAACACAATTAATAAGTAATAGTTTAAAAACAGCTAAAGAATTTACATGGGATAAAGCAATTGATATTCTTGAAAATCTTTTAATAAGAGAATATTTGGATATTAAAATGTTTAAGTTTCAACAAATAAAAAACAACACCCTCTCCCTCTGCCTCATAACTAAGGACGAAGAGAAGAACATAGCCCGTTGCATAAACAGCGTTAAAGATATTGTGGATGAGATAGTTGTGGTGGATACAGGTTCGAAGGATAGGACGGTGGAGATCGCTGAAAGTTTTGGCGCCAAAGTTATTCATGCGAAATGGGAAGATGACTTCAGTAAAGCTAAGAATATCGCTATAGAAAATGCTACGTCTGACTGGATATTGTTTCTTGATGCTGACGAAGAGATTGCGAAGGAGGATGTACCCAAGATAAAGGAACTTATGCAGGACGATTCTGTCGAGGCATATTTATTGAAGTTTATAAACTATGCCGGCTATACCGTGGGAAATGCCAGTACTGAAGTTCATTACAATTTCAGGCTGTTCAGGAATAATGGAAGGTTAAAATATATATACCCTGTACACGAAAATTTGAGGGATATAGTAGAGAATAGGGTTCCGGTATATAAAAAATCCGACGTGACGATTCTACACTACGGCTATCTGAATGAGACGAGGGTAGAGAAGAATAAGACAGAGAGATACATAAGATTGATATTGAATTACTTAATGCAACATCCTGATGACCAGTTCCAGCATTCCAATTTGGCAGTGGAATACTACAACGCCGGCCAATACGATAAAGCGCTCAAGCATTTACTGATTGCGTCTAGAAATATAGACTTGAATACTTTCGGTGCTACCAGGATTATACGCTACCTCATTGCTACATATACGGCATTGAAGGATTATGATACCGCCCTTAAAATTGCAGAGGACGCTAAAGCGTACTACAGTGATATGGCAGATTATCCGTACCTTGAAGGCATGATATATTTTGAGCAAAAGAGGTATGAAAAGGCCATAGAGGTATTTAAAGAGTGCCTGGAGATAGGTGAATACAAAGGTATATTGGTAGCATTAGGAGGAACAGGGAGCTATAGAGCACGATATATGCGTGCAATGTGTTTTGAGAGGTTGAACAGATTAAACGATGCTGTAGAAAATTATATAGAGGCGTTAAAGTTAAATAGGACATTCCAGGATGCATTTATAAAGTTGTTTGACATCCTAATAAAAAATGAAAGACCTGAAGATGTGCGTAGTTTCTTTAATAAATACGTGGATACATCTTCCCCTGTAAACAAGGTCATTCTTGCCAGGCTATACATGAATATTGGAAGATTTGACATTGCGAAGGAGTATCTCGATGAAATTAATTTGGATATTGAGGGTTTGAACAACATAAGAGGTATTGTGTACATGGGATTAAAGAACTACGACAAAGCTATTCAAGCATTTGATGCAGAATACGGCAAAGCAAAGCGAGAAGCTAATATGTGGAAGGTCTTGTGTTATATACTTTCAGGTCAAAGAGATAATGCATTAAAAGTGCTGGAAAATATGGATGATAGTCAAGATAAAAAGTTGTACCTTGCAGTACTAGGAAAAGAAAAAACAAATTTTCATGACATTAAAGATAGCTACTTTACACTTTTGGACAACCTTATAAAATTAGGTGAATTTGATATCTACAATGAGGTGTTGAGCCTGTACGTCAGCTCATTCTCCTGTCAGGATTACGAGAGATACGGTCAACTTATGGAGAGTTACGGGCTTAAGGATCTGGCTTTTGAGGCATATATGAACGCAGCAAACCTCGACAGCAAAAATCCTACGGTATACAGATACCTATCCGAAAAGGCTGTTGAGCAGGGCATGTATGATGAAGCTTTGTCTTTGGCCTTTAACGCTTTAAATCTGGATGAGAGGGATGTAGATAGCTATACTTTGTTATATAAGATATATGTGACTATTGATAGATTTGATGAAGCAGAACAGATAAATAATGCTATAAAAGATATATATCCTGACGTAGACCTAAAAGAGAGAGTTAGTGGGCATTGTAAATAA
- a CDS encoding HD-GYP domain-containing protein, translating into MTLKLKNYRILIFSLLLLATIAIYWVSYRFGRDIVHYYVYSRLYYIPIIIAAFLYNYRYAIVFPLLAISGKLLTLYLLDRSNPLLWLFEISIPIYFVVFALIAKLKVKTEAVQEYYSKFSQGIQDTIDALLSALEAKDLYTHDHSKRVSRLAKLIAQKMDLASKEIEKIYLAARLHDIGKIGINTTILNKPQKLSAEEFAHIKDHPVIGAEIIKKVNTMADLVPLILHHHERYDGKGYPAGLKEDQIPLGSRIIALADSLDAMISHRPYRNPYPFPKAINEIVANSGSQFDPQVVNVFLSAISEMGLEA; encoded by the coding sequence GTGACTTTAAAACTAAAAAACTATAGAATTTTAATTTTCTCGCTTTTACTTTTAGCGACGATCGCAATATACTGGGTATCTTATCGTTTTGGACGTGACATAGTACACTATTACGTATACTCGCGATTGTACTACATACCTATAATAATAGCAGCTTTCTTATACAACTACAGGTATGCAATAGTATTTCCTCTACTGGCCATTTCAGGTAAGCTGTTAACCCTGTATTTACTGGATAGGAGTAACCCTTTATTATGGCTATTTGAAATAAGTATACCTATTTACTTTGTAGTATTTGCTTTAATAGCTAAATTAAAAGTTAAAACAGAAGCGGTACAAGAATATTATTCTAAATTCTCCCAGGGTATACAAGATACAATAGACGCTTTGCTATCAGCTTTAGAAGCAAAAGATTTATACACCCATGATCATTCCAAAAGAGTAAGCAGGCTAGCAAAATTGATAGCACAGAAAATGGATTTGGCCTCTAAAGAAATAGAAAAAATATATTTAGCGGCGAGACTTCACGATATAGGTAAGATAGGGATTAACACCACCATATTAAATAAGCCGCAAAAACTCTCTGCAGAAGAATTTGCCCATATAAAGGACCACCCGGTTATAGGAGCAGAAATCATTAAAAAAGTCAACACCATGGCAGATCTGGTCCCCCTCATACTTCACCACCACGAAAGATATGATGGAAAAGGATACCCGGCAGGTCTAAAGGAGGACCAAATACCCCTTGGCTCCAGAATAATAGCTTTAGCAGACAGCCTTGATGCCATGATATCCCACAGGCCGTACAGAAACCCGTATCCTTTTCCAAAAGCCATAAACGAAATAGTTGCAAATTCGGGCAGCCAGTTTGATCCACAGGTCGTAAATGTATTTTTATCAGCCATATCAGAAATGGGCTTGGAAGCATGA
- a CDS encoding AAA domain-containing protein, with amino-acid sequence MKSLCYINNFIKALEKEIEAIKCSRENHFIKIYNGIFIGKDLSGFIYKFTYDSELYSIDEIPCKIEISGQIYSAEIISSTSSELEIIIEEYIDNNIKEAVLDFKPWYLLDILRHKYIECKKNIKKFDFSLSDKIFSGHIDDANDDINCDISGDELNDAQIKAIKASYNRPLCIIWGPPGTGKTKTLAKAIEAHLKAKRRVLLVSHANNAVDEAMKEVLSIFKESDLYKEGRIIRYGKPQSKFMELYNRDYKNVLFDNVINEKFGLLIKEKEFLKKAISRIEAKFEEIERDKEYLKNINKALKEIDFSLQVLKSHLNQYAGSSDKEGYAEEIKEAIKKKELEKANLEEKSEEICEAINNNQNILKNILNKREQDIERVQLMKERITEIDNILATNSDDIISKAMLVSTTVTKTFCDEKMSNKYFDVLIIDEVSMVPLPQLYWVIARSKKYVTVAGDFLQLPPICISEDRMVKEWFGRNIFNIMKIDKVDVAYNYKLVRLLDTQYRMVPQISSIVNMFFYQNKLKDHESVMNRNLDDSIADFPLVLVDTKDVNPPCYKVSYGSRFNIYNAFVCAKIAKKILESNESIQIGIITPYSLQSRLIAKLIREWGLRENVRVSTVHRFQGGEEDVILFDASDSIGLTISPLLNDLIPDSNADLLFNVAISRAKSRFYFIGNTKYLLSQLNMSSLIYRIISYICRESTKIPAENFIKNINATDVITYCKLEARNKEEVWTKLSDDLKNVSRQIVIVCTKISLIVKVFNEIFAKIKGREVDIKVYTKPVYWDYTSKDAKVINILRDKGVTVIERTTVNKNLLIIDSVIWEGNINMFCNSGYSGTVRRYESALAVEEIIKNLELNKSNALGDVVDKPCPRCGRPMVIRKGKHRTFLGCIGYPGCDGKIFS; translated from the coding sequence ATGAAGTCATTATGTTATATCAATAATTTTATTAAAGCCCTTGAAAAAGAAATAGAAGCTATAAAGTGTAGTAGAGAAAATCACTTTATCAAAATATATAACGGTATTTTTATTGGCAAGGATTTATCTGGTTTTATATATAAATTTACTTATGACAGTGAATTATATAGTATAGATGAAATTCCGTGCAAAATTGAGATCAGTGGCCAAATATATTCAGCGGAAATAATATCATCTACCAGTTCGGAATTGGAGATAATAATAGAAGAATATATAGATAACAATATTAAGGAGGCGGTTTTGGATTTCAAGCCATGGTATTTATTGGATATATTAAGGCATAAATATATTGAGTGCAAGAAAAATATAAAAAAATTTGATTTTAGTTTGAGCGATAAGATATTTAGCGGACATATAGATGATGCAAATGATGATATTAATTGTGATATATCCGGTGATGAATTAAATGATGCGCAGATAAAGGCCATTAAAGCTTCTTACAATCGACCTTTATGTATAATATGGGGACCACCTGGAACCGGGAAAACTAAGACATTGGCAAAAGCTATTGAAGCGCATTTAAAAGCAAAGCGAAGAGTACTATTAGTATCCCACGCCAATAATGCTGTAGATGAAGCAATGAAGGAAGTTTTATCAATTTTTAAAGAAAGTGACTTATATAAGGAAGGCAGAATTATTCGTTATGGAAAGCCACAATCTAAATTTATGGAGTTATATAATAGAGATTATAAAAATGTTTTGTTCGATAATGTAATAAATGAAAAATTTGGATTGTTAATAAAGGAGAAAGAATTTTTAAAGAAAGCCATATCCAGAATAGAAGCAAAATTTGAAGAGATAGAAAGAGATAAGGAGTATTTAAAAAATATAAATAAAGCTTTAAAAGAAATAGATTTTAGTTTACAGGTTTTAAAATCCCATTTGAATCAGTACGCAGGGAGCAGCGATAAAGAAGGATATGCCGAGGAGATTAAAGAAGCAATAAAGAAAAAGGAATTAGAAAAAGCTAATCTAGAAGAAAAAAGCGAAGAAATATGTGAAGCTATAAATAATAATCAAAATATATTAAAAAATATATTAAATAAGCGAGAGCAAGATATTGAAAGAGTTCAGCTGATGAAAGAAAGAATCACTGAAATAGATAACATATTAGCAACTAACAGTGATGATATTATATCTAAAGCTATGCTTGTTTCAACGACTGTTACAAAGACGTTTTGTGATGAAAAAATGTCAAATAAATATTTTGATGTATTAATTATTGACGAGGTGAGCATGGTTCCATTGCCTCAATTGTATTGGGTGATAGCCAGGAGTAAAAAATATGTTACAGTTGCGGGTGACTTTTTACAGCTACCTCCTATATGTATATCGGAAGATAGGATGGTAAAAGAGTGGTTTGGAAGAAATATTTTTAATATTATGAAAATCGATAAAGTAGATGTAGCATATAATTACAAATTAGTGAGATTATTAGATACGCAATATAGAATGGTCCCTCAAATATCCTCTATAGTGAATATGTTTTTTTATCAAAATAAACTCAAAGATCACGAGAGCGTAATGAACAGAAATTTAGATGATTCTATAGCGGATTTCCCACTTGTCTTGGTGGATACAAAGGATGTGAACCCTCCATGTTATAAAGTATCCTATGGAAGTAGATTTAATATCTATAATGCATTTGTTTGTGCTAAAATCGCAAAAAAGATTTTAGAGAGTAACGAGAGTATACAAATTGGTATAATTACACCGTATTCGTTACAATCGAGATTGATTGCTAAATTAATAAGGGAATGGGGATTAAGAGAAAATGTTCGAGTTAGCACAGTTCACAGATTCCAGGGAGGTGAAGAAGATGTAATCTTATTTGATGCATCAGATAGTATTGGACTTACAATATCTCCGCTTTTAAATGATTTAATTCCTGATTCGAATGCAGATTTATTATTTAACGTGGCGATTTCAAGAGCAAAGAGCCGCTTTTACTTTATTGGCAATACAAAGTATTTATTATCTCAACTCAATATGAGTTCTTTAATATATAGGATAATAAGTTATATATGTCGTGAATCCACCAAAATACCTGCTGAAAATTTTATTAAAAATATTAATGCTACTGATGTGATTACGTATTGTAAGTTAGAAGCAAGAAATAAGGAAGAGGTTTGGACAAAACTATCCGACGATTTAAAGAATGTTAGTAGACAAATTGTTATTGTTTGTACAAAGATTTCATTAATCGTGAAGGTATTTAATGAGATATTTGCTAAAATAAAAGGTCGAGAGGTTGATATTAAAGTTTATACAAAACCTGTATACTGGGACTATACAAGTAAAGACGCAAAGGTAATTAATATTTTGCGAGATAAGGGAGTAACTGTAATAGAAAGAACAACCGTAAATAAAAATCTACTTATCATAGATTCTGTAATATGGGAAGGGAATATTAATATGTTTTGCAATTCTGGATATTCGGGAACTGTGAGGAGATATGAGAGTGCCTTAGCCGTTGAGGAAATAATTAAGAATTTGGAGCTGAATAAATCAAATGCACTTGGTGATGTTGTTGACAAACCATGTCCCAGGTGCGGCAGGCCTATGGTGATCAGGAAGGGTAAACACAGAACTTTTTTAGGATGTATTGGATATCCTGGATGCGATGGGAAAATATTCAGCTAA